Proteins from one Mycobacterium sp. HUMS_12744610 genomic window:
- a CDS encoding TetR/AcrR family transcriptional regulator — protein sequence MLEAALTSLASGDPGSVSANRIAKEIGATWGAVQYQFGDTDGFWAAVLHRTAERRAATISTLATATQPEVPLRERVGAIVDTLYRGLASPDSRAIENLRAALPRDPKELERLYPRTAAELFSWGKSWLETCQNAFAGLGVDPERVREVATLIPGAMRGLVSERQLGSYADLDMARRGLTNALVAYLEQSRVE from the coding sequence ATGCTGGAGGCCGCGCTGACGTCGCTGGCCTCCGGCGATCCGGGCTCGGTGTCGGCCAACCGCATCGCCAAGGAGATCGGCGCCACCTGGGGCGCGGTGCAGTACCAGTTCGGCGACACCGACGGATTCTGGGCCGCGGTGCTGCACCGCACGGCCGAGCGCCGCGCCGCGACGATCTCGACGCTGGCAACGGCCACGCAGCCCGAGGTGCCCCTGCGCGAACGAGTCGGCGCCATCGTCGACACCCTCTACCGGGGACTGGCGTCGCCGGATTCGCGGGCGATCGAAAACCTGCGGGCGGCACTGCCCCGGGACCCGAAGGAACTCGAACGCCTCTACCCGCGCACCGCGGCCGAGCTGTTCTCCTGGGGCAAGAGCTGGCTGGAGACCTGCCAGAACGCCTTCGCCGGGCTCGGCGTCGACCCCGAGCGGGTCCGCGAGGTGGCCACCCTCATCCCCGGCGCCATGCGCGGCCTGGTGTCCGAGCGCCAACTGGGTTCCTACGCCGACCTCGACATGGCACGGCGGGGTCTGACCAACGCGTTGGTCGCCTATCTGGAACAGTCCCGGGTGGAATGA
- a CDS encoding Lrp/AsnC family transcriptional regulator → MAEETTGLDGGQAGPPKDVRPADLDDVDRRILTLLHADARITNTALAETVGIAPSTCHGRVRRLAELGVIRGFYADIDPVAVGLPLQAMISVSLQSHARGKIRSFIHRISSKPQVRDVYFLAGADDFLLHVAARDTEDLRSFVVENLNADADVAGTQTSLIFEHLRGAAPI, encoded by the coding sequence ATGGCTGAGGAAACAACTGGCCTGGACGGTGGGCAAGCTGGCCCGCCGAAGGATGTTCGACCCGCCGACCTCGACGATGTGGACCGCAGGATTCTGACCCTGTTGCACGCCGACGCGCGCATCACCAACACCGCACTGGCCGAGACGGTCGGCATCGCGCCGTCGACGTGCCACGGCCGCGTCCGGCGGCTTGCGGAGCTCGGCGTCATCCGGGGCTTCTACGCCGACATCGACCCGGTGGCCGTGGGGCTGCCGCTGCAGGCGATGATCTCGGTCAGCCTGCAGTCCCACGCGCGCGGCAAGATCCGCAGCTTCATCCACCGGATCAGCAGCAAGCCGCAGGTGCGCGACGTCTACTTCCTGGCCGGCGCCGACGACTTCCTGCTCCATGTCGCCGCCCGCGACACCGAGGACCTGCGCTCGTTCGTGGTCGAGAACCTGAACGCCGACGCCGACGTCGCGGGGACCCAGACGTCGCTGATCTTCGAGCATCTGCGCGGGGCCGCACCGATATGA
- a CDS encoding PDR/VanB family oxidoreductase, whose translation MPESLWSSRSADLYGRRDHDRLGALLWGLRVVFDGFASVSRWEPSRVRPVRRTQTAVVTRRELVAPDVVALTLADADGRPLPSWTPGAHIDVRLPSGRRRQYSLCGQPGRRTDYRIAIRRIPDGGGGSIEMHESLGVGDTVVFEGPRNAFFLGAAERDVLFVIGGIGVTPILPMMRAAQEHGIAWRAVYAGRSRDYMPLLDEVVSVAPERVRVWADDEHGRCAGVDDLLAGAGPTTAVYVCGPTAMLEAVRASRAEFASAPMHYERFTPPPVVGGVAFEVELARSRQVLGVPADRSALSVMLDRDPTTPYSCRQGFCGTCKVKVLAGRVDHRGRLGVGADEMLVCVSRADGQRVVIDA comes from the coding sequence GTGCCCGAAAGCCTTTGGAGCAGCAGGTCCGCCGACCTGTACGGGCGTCGCGACCACGACCGGCTCGGCGCGCTGTTGTGGGGGCTGCGGGTGGTCTTCGACGGGTTCGCCTCGGTCTCGCGGTGGGAGCCGTCCCGGGTGCGACCGGTCCGGCGGACGCAGACGGCGGTGGTCACGCGGCGCGAACTCGTCGCCCCCGACGTGGTCGCCCTGACGTTGGCCGACGCTGACGGCCGGCCGCTCCCGTCCTGGACGCCCGGCGCGCACATCGACGTCCGGTTGCCCTCGGGACGACGCCGGCAGTACTCGTTGTGCGGTCAGCCCGGACGACGCACCGACTACCGCATCGCGATCCGCCGGATCCCCGACGGCGGCGGCGGTTCGATCGAGATGCACGAGTCTCTCGGCGTCGGCGACACCGTGGTGTTCGAGGGCCCGCGCAACGCGTTCTTCCTCGGCGCCGCCGAGCGCGACGTGCTGTTCGTGATCGGCGGCATCGGGGTGACGCCGATCCTGCCGATGATGCGGGCGGCCCAAGAGCATGGAATCGCCTGGCGCGCGGTGTATGCCGGTCGCAGCCGGGACTACATGCCGCTGCTGGACGAGGTGGTGTCAGTGGCGCCGGAGCGGGTGCGGGTCTGGGCCGATGACGAGCACGGCCGCTGCGCCGGTGTGGACGACCTGCTGGCCGGCGCCGGGCCCACGACGGCGGTGTACGTGTGCGGACCGACCGCGATGCTGGAGGCGGTGCGGGCGTCCCGCGCCGAGTTTGCCTCGGCGCCAATGCATTACGAGCGGTTCACCCCGCCGCCCGTCGTCGGGGGCGTGGCGTTCGAGGTGGAGCTCGCACGGTCGCGGCAGGTGCTCGGCGTTCCGGCGGACCGGTCGGCGCTGAGCGTCATGCTCGATCGAGACCCCACCACCCCCTACTCGTGCCGGCAGGGTTTTTGCGGGACCTGCAAGGTGAAAGTGCTTGCCGGACGGGTCGACCACCGGGGACGTCTCGGCGTGGGCGCCGACGAGATGCTGGTCTGCGTCTCGCGGGCCGACGGTCAGCGCGTCGTCATCGACGCCTGA
- a CDS encoding dihydrodipicolinate reductase codes for MNAPARPTRVFQVATGNVGKEMIKRIATQPDLELVGVHCYSPDKVGRDVGELAGIGPVGVMATGTVEEIIAARPDVLTFHGVFPDEDLYVRVLEAGINVVTTADWITGWHRDKNHPHPSGKPVTQLLSEACAKGGATFYGTGMNPGLNQILGVVCSADVAEIENVTTIESVDVSCHHSKDTWIEVGYGLPVDDPEIPAKLEKYTRVFADSVLMMADCFDLPLDEVKFSYELGACTKDVDLGWYTLPKGSLGGNYIKYQGMVDGVPRVETHLEWQMTPHTDPSWDIKGCYITQIKGDPCIYNKHMIFPRPGVDLSNPDNFASIGMTVTGMPALASIKSVVAAPPGLITSADLPLRGFAGRFKL; via the coding sequence ATGAATGCACCCGCTCGACCGACCCGCGTGTTCCAGGTGGCCACCGGCAACGTCGGCAAGGAGATGATCAAGCGGATCGCCACCCAGCCCGACCTGGAACTGGTTGGCGTGCACTGCTATTCGCCGGACAAAGTCGGCCGCGACGTCGGGGAGCTGGCCGGCATCGGCCCGGTCGGGGTGATGGCCACCGGCACCGTCGAGGAGATCATCGCCGCCCGGCCCGACGTGCTCACCTTCCATGGTGTGTTTCCCGACGAGGACCTCTACGTCAGGGTGCTCGAGGCGGGGATCAACGTCGTGACCACCGCCGACTGGATCACCGGGTGGCACCGCGACAAGAATCATCCGCACCCGTCGGGCAAGCCGGTGACGCAGCTGCTCTCGGAGGCCTGCGCGAAGGGCGGCGCGACGTTCTACGGCACCGGGATGAACCCGGGCCTGAATCAGATTCTGGGCGTTGTCTGCTCGGCCGACGTGGCCGAGATCGAGAACGTGACCACGATCGAGTCCGTCGACGTGTCGTGCCACCACTCCAAGGACACCTGGATCGAGGTGGGTTACGGCCTGCCAGTTGACGATCCGGAAATTCCGGCCAAGCTGGAGAAGTACACCCGGGTGTTCGCCGACAGCGTGCTGATGATGGCCGACTGCTTCGACCTGCCGCTGGACGAGGTGAAGTTCAGCTACGAGTTGGGCGCGTGCACCAAGGACGTCGACCTCGGCTGGTACACCCTGCCCAAGGGATCGCTGGGCGGCAACTACATCAAGTACCAGGGCATGGTCGACGGCGTGCCCCGGGTCGAGACGCACCTGGAATGGCAGATGACCCCGCACACCGACCCGAGCTGGGACATCAAGGGCTGCTACATCACCCAGATCAAGGGTGATCCCTGCATCTACAACAAGCACATGATCTTCCCCAGGCCCGGGGTGGACCTGTCCAACCCGGACAACTTCGCCTCCATCGGGATGACCGTGACGGGAATGCCCGCGCTGGCGTCGATCAAGTCGGTGGTGGCGGCGCCGCCGGGCCTGATCACCAGCGCGGACCTGCCGCTGCGCGGCTTCGCGGGGCGTTTCAAGCTCTGA
- the ald gene encoding alanine dehydrogenase, whose amino-acid sequence MRVGVPTETKNSELRVAITPAGVTELTHHGHEVLVQAGAGEGSAIADAKFKAAGAQLAGTAEQVWAEADLVLKVKEPLPAEYGFLRRGQVLFTYLHLAASRPCTEALLAAGTTSIAYETVQTADGALPLLAPMSEVAGRLSAQVGAYHLMRTQGGRGVLMGGVPGVKATDVVVIGAGTAGYNAARIAAGMGAAVRVLDVNVNKLRLLDAEFGGHISTRHSSKYELEGAVQRADLVIGAVLVPGAKAPKLIGNSLVAQMKPGAVLVDISIDQGGCFEDSRPTTHDNPTFAVHDTLFYCVANMPSAVPKTSTYALTNATMPYVLQLADRGWRAACQSEPALAKGLSTHDGALLSERVATDLGLPYTAPASVLG is encoded by the coding sequence ATGCGCGTCGGCGTTCCGACCGAGACCAAGAACAGCGAGCTCAGGGTGGCCATCACGCCCGCCGGTGTCACCGAACTGACTCACCACGGCCACGAGGTGCTCGTGCAGGCCGGCGCCGGCGAGGGCTCGGCGATCGCCGACGCGAAATTCAAGGCGGCGGGCGCCCAACTGGCCGGCACCGCCGAGCAGGTGTGGGCCGAGGCGGACCTGGTGCTCAAGGTGAAGGAACCGCTGCCGGCCGAGTACGGCTTCCTGCGGCGGGGCCAGGTGCTCTTCACGTATCTCCACCTGGCCGCGTCCCGGCCCTGCACCGAGGCGCTGCTGGCCGCCGGCACCACGTCGATCGCCTACGAGACCGTCCAGACCGCCGACGGCGCGCTACCGTTGCTGGCGCCGATGAGCGAGGTCGCCGGCCGGCTCTCCGCCCAGGTCGGGGCCTACCACCTGATGCGCACCCAGGGCGGCCGGGGCGTACTGATGGGCGGGGTACCCGGCGTCAAGGCCACCGACGTCGTGGTGATCGGCGCCGGCACCGCCGGTTACAACGCCGCCCGGATCGCCGCCGGCATGGGCGCCGCCGTCCGCGTCCTGGACGTCAACGTCAACAAACTGCGACTGCTCGACGCGGAGTTCGGCGGCCACATCAGCACCCGCCACTCCTCGAAGTACGAGCTCGAGGGCGCCGTCCAGCGCGCCGACCTAGTGATCGGGGCGGTTCTCGTGCCCGGCGCCAAGGCGCCCAAGCTGATCGGCAACTCACTTGTCGCACAGATGAAGCCGGGTGCGGTGCTGGTGGACATCTCCATCGACCAGGGCGGCTGCTTCGAAGACTCGCGGCCGACCACCCACGACAACCCCACCTTCGCCGTGCACGACACGCTGTTCTACTGCGTGGCCAACATGCCCAGCGCGGTGCCCAAGACGTCGACCTACGCGCTGACCAATGCCACGATGCCGTACGTTCTCCAGCTCGCCGACCGGGGCTGGCGGGCGGCCTGCCAGTCCGAGCCGGCCCTGGCCAAAGGGCTTTCGACGCACGACGGCGCGCTGCTGTCCGAACGCGTCGCCACCGACCTGGGCCTGCCGTACACCGCGCCGGCGAGCGTGCTGGGCTGA
- a CDS encoding GNAT family N-acetyltransferase, with product MNDSEPTIREATPSDFGRVADMHYPAWRRSWAGILTAPLLDILGPARRWAADIYPQNLSRPGWSMWIAESGDRVAGVTIFGPDPADPGQLQIDALYVAEDCQRHGLGGRLLDTALCTLPSADAVLWCAEQNDRARSFYEKKQFRLDGRTLDWEPLAGVRVPHVGYTLRRR from the coding sequence ATGAACGACAGCGAGCCCACGATCCGCGAAGCGACCCCGAGCGATTTCGGCCGCGTCGCGGACATGCACTACCCGGCGTGGCGGCGGTCCTGGGCCGGGATCCTCACCGCGCCGCTGCTCGACATCCTCGGGCCGGCGCGGCGCTGGGCGGCCGACATCTACCCCCAGAACCTGAGCCGGCCCGGGTGGAGCATGTGGATCGCCGAGTCCGGCGACCGGGTCGCGGGCGTGACGATCTTCGGGCCCGACCCCGCCGATCCCGGTCAGCTTCAAATCGACGCGCTCTACGTGGCCGAGGACTGCCAGCGCCACGGCCTCGGGGGCCGCCTGCTCGACACGGCGCTGTGCACGCTGCCCTCGGCCGACGCGGTGCTGTGGTGTGCCGAGCAAAACGACAGAGCGCGCAGCTTCTACGAGAAGAAGCAGTTCCGGCTCGACGGCCGCACCCTGGACTGGGAGCCGCTTGCGGGAGTGCGGGTGCCGCACGTGGGCTACACGCTCAGGCGTCGATGA
- a CDS encoding flavin-containing monooxygenase produces MTRRDPAVAVVGAGMSGLCIAIALLRNGIDDVTIYEKADDVGGTWRDNTYPGLFCDVPSRVYQYSFARKPDWSHVFSPGGEIQAYFQGIADTFGLRDRIRFGTEIVSARFDGGRWALRTGAGAESEVDFLISATGVLHHPRVPSLPGAGDFGGHLFHSARWDHSVELRGRRVAVIGNGSTGIQLVCGLAGVAEKLTLFQRTAQWVVRLPNPRYPGLAGRTHRAVPWLGGLAHRAYSLAFDTFAGALTKPGLRRKAMGALCRASLRTVRDPGLRAALTPDYQPMCKRLVVSGGFYRAIQRDDVELVTAGVDHLERRGIVTGDGVLHEADVIVLATGFDTHAFFRPMRLTGRDGISADEVWRDGPRAYQTVAMPGFPNFFMMLGPHSPVGNLALTSVAESQADHILRWLQRWRSGEFDTVEPKVSATETFNAALRAAMPRTVWTTGCDSWYLGKDGIPEVWPFTPAAHRAMLAKTDSAQYELRR; encoded by the coding sequence ATGACCCGACGCGATCCCGCCGTAGCCGTCGTCGGAGCGGGCATGTCCGGGCTGTGCATCGCAATCGCGTTGCTGCGCAACGGGATCGATGACGTCACGATCTACGAGAAGGCCGACGACGTGGGCGGCACGTGGCGGGACAACACCTACCCGGGCCTGTTCTGTGACGTGCCCTCGCGGGTCTACCAGTACAGCTTCGCCCGCAAGCCGGACTGGTCGCACGTGTTCTCCCCGGGCGGGGAGATCCAGGCCTACTTCCAGGGCATCGCCGACACGTTCGGGCTGCGGGACCGGATCCGGTTCGGCACCGAGATCGTCAGCGCCCGGTTCGACGGCGGGCGCTGGGCGCTGCGCACCGGCGCCGGCGCGGAGTCCGAGGTGGACTTTTTGATCTCGGCGACCGGTGTGCTGCACCATCCCCGGGTCCCGTCGCTGCCCGGTGCCGGCGACTTCGGCGGCCACCTGTTCCATTCGGCCCGCTGGGATCATTCCGTCGAGCTGCGGGGGCGGCGCGTCGCGGTGATCGGCAACGGATCGACCGGGATCCAGTTGGTCTGCGGCCTGGCCGGCGTCGCGGAAAAGCTGACCCTGTTCCAGCGCACCGCGCAATGGGTTGTCCGGCTGCCCAACCCGCGTTATCCCGGGCTGGCCGGGCGCACGCACCGAGCGGTTCCCTGGCTGGGCGGGTTGGCCCACCGGGCCTACAGTCTGGCCTTCGACACGTTCGCGGGCGCGCTGACCAAGCCGGGCCTGCGGCGAAAGGCGATGGGGGCGCTGTGCCGCGCCAGCCTGCGCACCGTGCGCGACCCCGGCCTGCGCGCCGCGCTGACCCCCGACTACCAGCCGATGTGCAAGCGGCTGGTGGTCTCGGGCGGCTTCTACCGGGCGATCCAGCGCGACGACGTCGAACTGGTCACCGCCGGCGTCGACCACCTGGAACGCCGCGGCATCGTGACCGGCGACGGGGTCCTGCACGAGGCGGACGTCATCGTGCTGGCCACCGGGTTCGACACCCACGCGTTCTTCCGGCCGATGCGGCTGACCGGGCGGGATGGGATCAGCGCCGACGAGGTGTGGCGCGACGGGCCGCGGGCGTATCAGACCGTCGCGATGCCGGGCTTCCCGAACTTCTTCATGATGCTCGGGCCGCACAGCCCGGTGGGCAACCTCGCCCTGACGTCGGTGGCCGAGTCGCAGGCCGACCACATCCTGAGATGGCTCCAGCGTTGGCGCAGCGGTGAATTCGACACCGTGGAGCCGAAGGTGTCGGCCACCGAGACGTTCAACGCCGCGCTGCGCGCCGCGATGCCCCGCACCGTGTGGACCACGGGTTGCGACAGCTGGTACCTCGGCAAGGACGGCATCCCCGAGGTGTGGCCCTTTACGCCGGCCGCGCATCGGGCCATGCTGGCCAAGACGGATTCCGCTCAGTACGAGCTGCGACGGTAG
- a CDS encoding nitronate monooxygenase, whose amino-acid sequence MVLGFWDIAVPIVGAPMAGGPGTPALAAAVSNAGGLGFIPGGHRTAEQFAADIAAARAATTGPLGVNLFVPQPSVADWLALEYYAEELVEIAEHYQVEVGRPEYGDDDDWERKLEVVADVRPELVSFTFGVPPPDVIHRLGALGLLVMVTVTSAYEAGVAVAAGADSLVVQGPAAGGHRGTFAPDMQPANESLHQLLARIRSAHDVPLIAAGGLGTARDVTDVLNRGAVAAQVGTALLLADEAGTNPAHRTAMKNPLFATTVVTRAFSGRYARGLENDFTRMLDNVAPLGYPEVNQMTSPIREAAAALEDPNGFPLWAGTSFQHAQAGPAADIIAGLTE is encoded by the coding sequence ATGGTACTGGGCTTTTGGGACATCGCGGTGCCCATCGTGGGTGCGCCGATGGCCGGCGGCCCCGGCACCCCGGCGCTGGCCGCGGCGGTGTCCAACGCGGGCGGGCTGGGCTTCATCCCCGGGGGGCACCGCACCGCCGAGCAGTTCGCCGCTGACATCGCCGCGGCGCGCGCGGCCACCACCGGCCCGCTCGGGGTCAACCTGTTCGTACCCCAACCCAGCGTCGCCGACTGGCTGGCCCTGGAGTACTACGCCGAAGAACTCGTCGAGATCGCCGAGCACTACCAGGTCGAGGTCGGCCGGCCCGAGTACGGCGACGACGACGACTGGGAGCGCAAGCTCGAGGTGGTGGCCGACGTGCGGCCCGAGCTGGTGTCCTTCACCTTCGGCGTGCCCCCGCCCGACGTCATCCACCGGCTGGGGGCGCTGGGACTGCTGGTGATGGTCACCGTGACCTCGGCCTACGAGGCCGGCGTGGCCGTCGCCGCCGGCGCCGACAGCCTGGTCGTCCAGGGACCCGCCGCCGGCGGGCACCGCGGCACGTTCGCCCCCGACATGCAACCCGCCAACGAGTCGCTGCACCAGCTGCTCGCCCGGATCCGCAGCGCGCATGACGTCCCGCTCATCGCGGCCGGCGGCCTGGGCACCGCGCGCGACGTCACCGACGTGCTGAACCGGGGGGCGGTCGCCGCGCAGGTCGGCACCGCGCTGCTGCTGGCCGACGAGGCGGGCACCAACCCCGCGCACCGCACCGCCATGAAGAATCCGCTGTTCGCCACGACCGTTGTCACGCGGGCGTTCTCGGGGCGCTACGCCCGCGGGCTGGAGAACGACTTCACCCGGATGCTCGACAACGTGGCGCCGCTGGGCTATCCGGAGGTCAACCAGATGACCTCGCCGATCCGGGAGGCGGCCGCCGCCCTGGAGGACCCGAACGGATTTCCGCTGTGGGCCGGGACGTCGTTCCAGCACGCGCAGGCCGGACCGGCGGCCGACATCATCGCCGGCCTCACCGAGTAG
- a CDS encoding SRPBCC family protein, protein MTRPTDSAVTATVHVDAPAEVVYGLLTDLPTLASLAEETVAMEWRKGDPGDGGVRPGAVFTGHNASASRRWSTRCTVTDAEPGRQFAFDVTHTVLPIARWQYDIVADDGGCLVTESTWDRRPGWFRKLAGKATGVPDRAAANAEHIRLTLQRLKQRAEAG, encoded by the coding sequence ATGACCCGGCCCACAGATTCCGCCGTGACGGCCACCGTGCACGTCGACGCCCCCGCCGAGGTGGTCTACGGGCTGCTCACCGACCTGCCGACGCTGGCCTCGCTGGCCGAGGAGACGGTGGCGATGGAATGGCGCAAGGGGGATCCCGGGGATGGCGGTGTCCGGCCGGGCGCCGTGTTCACCGGCCACAACGCGAGCGCCAGCCGGCGCTGGAGCACCCGCTGCACGGTCACCGACGCCGAACCGGGCCGCCAGTTCGCGTTCGACGTCACCCACACGGTGCTGCCGATCGCCCGCTGGCAGTACGACATCGTCGCGGACGACGGAGGCTGCCTGGTCACCGAGAGCACCTGGGACCGCAGGCCCGGCTGGTTTCGCAAGCTGGCCGGCAAGGCCACCGGCGTGCCCGACCGGGCCGCCGCCAACGCCGAGCACATCCGGCTCACCCTGCAGCGCCTCAAGCAGCGCGCCGAGGCCGGGTAG
- a CDS encoding metal-dependent hydrolase — MLRVDDRAAGPHDASLDHERLVLEARDVEFDWSALPFHYVPGEPFVTHVLNVLHLLLPAGEEFFVEAFKKSLPLIKDEQLRQDVQGFIGQEAVHSRAHAKVLDHFAARGVDVTPYTDQIRWLFEKLLGERPGWGVRRQRSWLLEQISFVSAIEHYTAVLGEWVLNSPAHDAIGTDPVMLDMLRWHGAEEVEHKAVAFDTMVHLRAGYWRRTRAQLVVAPAMALLWFRGVRFLYAIDPHLPPGTTARWWLWWWDYVRAARRGLVPSPLRFVRAFADYHRPGFHPSQLGGLARAVDYLAVSPAARASR, encoded by the coding sequence ATGTTGCGCGTCGACGACCGGGCGGCGGGTCCGCATGACGCCTCGCTGGACCACGAACGCCTGGTCCTCGAGGCCCGCGATGTCGAATTCGACTGGTCGGCGCTGCCGTTTCACTACGTGCCCGGTGAGCCGTTCGTCACCCACGTCCTCAACGTCCTGCACCTGCTGCTGCCGGCGGGCGAAGAGTTTTTCGTCGAGGCGTTCAAGAAGTCGCTGCCGCTGATCAAAGACGAGCAGCTGCGGCAGGACGTGCAGGGCTTCATCGGCCAGGAGGCCGTGCACTCCCGCGCGCACGCCAAGGTGCTCGACCACTTCGCCGCCCGGGGCGTGGACGTCACGCCCTACACCGACCAGATCCGATGGCTGTTCGAGAAGCTGCTCGGGGAGCGGCCGGGGTGGGGCGTGCGGCGGCAGCGCAGCTGGCTGCTGGAGCAGATCTCGTTCGTGTCCGCGATCGAGCACTACACCGCCGTATTGGGTGAATGGGTGCTCAACTCGCCGGCCCACGACGCCATCGGCACCGACCCGGTGATGCTGGACATGCTGCGCTGGCACGGCGCCGAGGAGGTCGAACACAAGGCGGTGGCCTTCGACACCATGGTCCACCTGCGCGCCGGGTACTGGCGGCGCACCCGCGCACAGCTGGTCGTCGCACCGGCCATGGCGCTGTTGTGGTTTCGCGGGGTCCGGTTCCTGTACGCGATCGATCCGCACCTGCCGCCGGGCACCACGGCGCGGTGGTGGCTGTGGTGGTGGGACTACGTCCGCGCGGCACGTCGGGGCCTGGTGCCGTCTCCGCTGCGATTCGTGCGGGCCTTCGCCGACTACCACCGGCCCGGCTTCCATCCCTCGCAGCTGGGCGGGCTGGCCAGGGCGGTGGACTACCTGGCCGTCTCACCGGCCGCGCGTGCTTCGCGCTGA
- a CDS encoding Rieske 2Fe-2S domain-containing protein, translated as MAKPPLSMKPTGWFQVAWSDEIGIGDVHKMKYFDQEMVAWRAESGELTVMNAYCEHLGAHLGYGGQVVGEVLQCPFHGWQWNQQGRNVRIPYQDHPNRGRRIRTYPVVERNESVYIWHDVQRREPYFEAPDVFAAFGDGSSAGDYYPQQRLYRAGLELHPQYVLENGVDFAHFKFVHHTPIVPVFTRHDFADAVSYVDFTITFEGDDGQRIEDVNSGVQAINGGLGIAVTKSWGMVDNRTISAITPVDESTSDVRFMVYIGRSPGKDPERAERKACEFGQEVIRQFTQDIDIWAHQRYSDPPGLTTDEYEGFTAIRAWAKQFYEKG; from the coding sequence ATGGCTAAGCCGCCGTTGTCGATGAAACCGACCGGATGGTTCCAGGTCGCCTGGTCCGACGAGATCGGCATCGGCGACGTCCACAAGATGAAGTATTTCGACCAGGAGATGGTCGCGTGGCGGGCCGAGTCCGGCGAGCTCACCGTAATGAACGCCTACTGCGAACACCTCGGGGCGCACCTGGGCTATGGCGGTCAGGTGGTCGGTGAGGTGCTGCAGTGCCCGTTCCACGGGTGGCAGTGGAATCAGCAGGGCCGCAACGTCCGCATCCCGTACCAGGACCACCCCAACCGCGGCAGGCGGATCCGGACCTACCCCGTGGTCGAGCGGAACGAGTCGGTCTACATCTGGCACGACGTGCAGCGCCGCGAGCCGTACTTCGAGGCGCCCGACGTCTTCGCCGCGTTCGGCGACGGCAGCAGCGCCGGCGACTACTACCCGCAGCAGCGGCTCTACCGCGCGGGCCTGGAATTGCACCCGCAGTACGTGCTCGAAAACGGGGTCGACTTCGCGCATTTCAAGTTCGTGCACCACACCCCGATCGTGCCGGTCTTCACCCGCCACGACTTCGCCGACGCGGTGTCCTACGTCGACTTCACCATCACGTTCGAGGGCGACGACGGCCAGAGGATCGAGGACGTCAACAGCGGCGTGCAGGCCATCAACGGCGGTCTGGGAATCGCGGTGACCAAGAGTTGGGGGATGGTCGACAATCGGACGATCTCGGCGATCACCCCCGTCGACGAGTCCACCTCCGATGTCCGGTTCATGGTCTACATCGGCAGGTCGCCGGGCAAGGATCCGGAGCGGGCCGAGCGGAAGGCGTGTGAGTTCGGGCAGGAAGTGATCCGCCAGTTCACGCAGGACATCGATATCTGGGCGCACCAGCGCTACTCGGACCCGCCGGGGCTGACCACCGACGAGTACGAGGGTTTCACCGCAATCCGGGCGTGGGCCAAGCAGTTCTACGAGAAAGGCTGA